The nucleotide sequence CCGTCAGCTTGGCGTTCAGGTCGATGACGCTGGGCATCTCCAGGCCGTGTCGCAGGCCGATCTCGAAGTCGGTGGGGTCGTGGGCCGGGGTGATCTTGAGCGCGCCGGTGCCGAACCCGCGCTCCACGGCCTCGTCGGCGATGATCGGAATGAAACGGTCGGTGAGGGGGATGCGCACCCGACGGCCCACCAGGCCTTTATAGCGCTCGTCCTCGGGGTGCACCGCCACCGCCACGTCGGCGAAGATGGTCTCGGGGCGCTGGGTGGCGATTTGAATTCCACCCGGCTCGTCCTCGAAGGGGTACTCGAGCACCCAGAGCTGGCTAGGGCGCTCTTCGCGCTCGACCTCGAGGTCGGAGAGCACCGTCTGCGCCACCGGGTCCCAGTTCACGATGCGCTTGCCGCGGTAGGCCAGCCCCTGGTGGTAGTACTCGATGAAGGCCCGCCGTACCGCGCGGGAGAGGCCAGGGTCCATGGTGAAGCGCTCGCGGCTCCAGTCGCAGCTCGCCCCGATGCGGCGAAGCTGATAAAGGATGGTGCCGCCGTTCTTCTCCTTGAACTCCCACACCCGCTGCAAGAACCTCTCCCGGCCCAGGTCGTGGCGGCTCTTGCCCTCCTTGGCCAGCTCGCGCTCGACCAGCACCTGGGTGGTGATGCCGGCGTGGTCGGTGCCGGGGAGGTAGAGCGCTTCGTAGCCTTGCATGCGCTTGAAGCGGATGATGGTGTCGATGAGGGTGTTGTCCAGCGCGTGCCCTAGGTGCAGGTTGCCGGTCACGTTGGGCGGGGGGATCACGATGGTGAAAGGCCCCTTGCCCTTGCCCGCGTTGAGCTCGGGCCTAAGCGGGTTTTTGGCCCACTCCTCGGCCCAGCGGGGTTCTACTGCGTGTGGATCGTAGGTTTTGGCTAGCTCTGCGTGTTCGGTCATAGCCCCTCCTCGTGGTTGAGCCTCGAGCGCAGCGTCTCGAGCTTGGCCTCCAAATTCCAGTTCGGCCGAACGTCCCCGAGAGGTACGAAGCGCTGGAGATAGGCCAACCCAGCGCCTTCCTCTCCGCTCAGGACAGCCCACTTCCAGGCGTTCGGGGTAGCTGCTGGCGCCTCCAGCCAGAAGAAATACCAGCGCTCCGGCTGGTTTCGCCCGGAAGGTGAGTTCAGGGTCGAGCTTCCCAAAAAGCGGGGGTTCTCCGGCTTTAACCCGGCTTCCTCCCAGCTCTCCCGCACCGCGGCTTGCGCAGGGGTTTCTCCTGGCTCGATGCCGCTTGCGACGACCGACAAACCGGCTTCCAGGCTGGCGTCGCCGTGCTCAAAGACAAGCCCCTCGCTTCGACCCCTGGTGATGTAGCAGACTGCCCGGTTGCGCATACCCCCTCCCAAAGCGAAAACGCCCGCACAGATACCCTGCACGGACGAGGAAACCCCCGCGGTACCACCGCGCTTCTCGGGCCTTAGCCCAAGCACTCGGACGTGCTGTGACGGGCACTCCCGGAGGGCTCTACTTGGCCAACGGCCTTTCTTCCCCCTGGCTCGCGGGCGACGTTCGGTCTCGCAACCTTCGGATTCTCTCTCAGCCCCCCTCGCGGGTGGAAGAATCCTCTCTGTGAAGTGGGAGAGACCTACTCTTCCCGGTCAACGCCTGAGTTCAGTATACACGGAGGGTGACCCGAATGCTGCGGCTGGTGGGCGGATCTCGAGGGCCTATCGGGCTAACTTTATTTCATCTCCACCATGCCGCAGGCGATGCTGGCTCCCACCGGTTGGGGGCTGTTGGAGTGGACGTTGACGTAGGTGGTGCCCGAGGGGTACTTGACGCTGGCCGGGAGCTTGGTGAAAGCCACCGCGTTGCCGTTGGCATCGGCTACCAAGCTGGCGAGACCGAGGAGCTTGTCGCCGTTTTGGGCTTGGCAGTTGGCGTCCCCCTTGTCGTTGTAGTGGATGTGGTTGGCGTAGCTGCCGGAGCTTGGCTTGAGGCCCTCGAGCCGCACGAAGACCTCATGCTCGCCCGAAGGCAGGGTCAGGATCACCGCGGTACCCTTGAGCCCCCCCTCTCCGGTGAGCATGGCGTAGCGCACCTCCGGCTTGCCCATCTGGGCCAGGGCAAAAATCCCCACCATCCCTGCTATCGCCAAAATTGCCATGATCCGCTTCATGCTGGACCTCCTTCCCCAAGGGGGCCTTACCTTGGCTGGGCCAGGTGCTATAGGATGCTCGAGGTCTGGCTCAAGCTTCAGTGTCTCAGAATTTGCCCTTGACGAATGTGGGCCAGCTCGAGGTAGAGGCCCGCGGCTTTGCCTTGCCCTTCGCTGTGGAACCCGAGCCCCCTTCAATGTGACCCCCCCCCCTGTTAGCGGGCGCACCCTCTGTTTAGGCTGATCCCGATGGGTACGATTAGCGAAGCCTCGGTGTTGGAGGCCCTCAAAACCGTCAACGATCCTGAGCTGCACAAGGATCTGGTGACCTTGGGAATGGTCGAGAAGATCGTGGTGGAGGGGGCTAAAGTGGGGGTAAAGATCAACCTTACCACCCCCGCCTGTCCGCTCAGGGAGCGGATCGAGTCCGATGTGCGGACGGCCCTCGCCAAAGTGGGGGCCCACCACGTGGAGATTCAGTTTGGGGCGCAGGTGCGCTCCCCCGGGCAGATGGCCTTGCCGGGGATCAAACACGTCATCGCCATCGCCTCGGGCAAGGGCGGGGTGGGGAAGAGCACCGTGGCGGCTAACCTGGCGGTAGCGCTGGCCCAGGAGGGGGCCAAGGTGGGTTTGCTCGACGCCGACATCTACGGCCCCTCGCAGGCTCAGATGTTCGGTACACAGTCCCAGAAGCTCATGGTGGACGACCAAAAGCGCATCGTGCCGCTCGAGCGCTACGGGATCAGGCTTCTCTCCATCGCCAACATTGTGCCCGCTGGGCAGGCTTTGGTCTGGCGCGGACCTATCCTGCACGGCACGGTGCGGCAGTTCTTACAGGACGTGGCTTGGGGTGAGCTTGATTACCTGATCGTGGACTTGCCTCCCGGTACTGGAGACGTGCAACTCTCGCTCTCCCAGCTGGCTAAACTCTCCGGGGCGGTGATCGTCACCACCCCCCAGGATGTAGCCCGCATTGACGCAGAGCGCGCTTTGGATGGGTTCAGGAAAGTCCAGGTGCCGATTTTGGGGATTGTCGAGAACATGTCGTTCTTTGAACAGGCGGGGCAAAAGACCTATATCTTCGGGCAGGGGGGTGGGCGCAGGATGGCCGAGACCTACCAGACCGCCTTTTTGGGGGAGATTCCCCTGGCCCCCTCGGTGCGCGAGGGGGGGGACGCGGGCACCCCGGTGGTGGTATCGGCTCCCGATTCCCCGGAAGCTCAAGCCTTTCGCCAGATCGCGCGCAACCTAGCGGGGCAGATGTCGGTGCAGACTTTTATGTCGCTGCCGATGGCATAGCAACCCGGCTTCCAGTTACGAATTGGAGTTGTGGAACAATAGCTAGGGTAGAGGTACTCACTCTGCCATTTGCGCTTTATGGGCCAAGCCCATAGCGGGAGCCCTGAATGGTTGGTCTGGGTGATACCAAGCTGAAAATCCTCGAGCGCCTGCGTACCCAGGCGGCCAGTGTCACCGATCTGGCCGATGAGATGGGGATTAGCCGGGTGGCAGTGCATAAGCACCTGGAAGACCTTATGCGCGAGGGCTTGGTGCGGGCTAGAGTGGAAAAGTGCGAGGGGCGGGGTCGCCCTAAGCAGGTCTTCGTAGCGGTAGACGAGCAGGCCGGTTATGTTCGGCTATGCGATGAGGTGCTCGTACACCTCAAGGAGCTGTTCGGCGCCGGGGCGGTGCTTCAGGTGCTCTCCCGGCGCAACGAGCGGCTGGCCGAGACGCTAGCCCCGCGGCTTGCGGGGCTTTCTTTGGAGGATAAGCTGTGCGTGCTCGCAGGCTACCTCACCGAGCAGGGGTACCAGGCCCGCTGCTACGAGGAAAATGGGCACTGGTACCTAGAGCAGGGCCGCTGCCCCAAGCTCGCCCTCTCCTCTGGCCACGCAGAGCTATGCCAGGCTGAGCTACAGCTTTACGAGCGGCTCCTAGGGGTTCCGGTGGTGCGGGAAGAGCGCATTGCGGCGGGGGGAGAGTGTTGCCGGTACCGGATTGGCTGAGCAGGGCTTTAGCCATCCGATGGTGTGGGATCGGATCCTTTCGCCTGCAACATGAGGCCTGGAGCGTCTAGAGGTTATGACCCACAAAGCTAGGTTCTACGTGGTCTGGAAAGGCCGAAACCCCGGTATTTACGCCACTTGGGTTGATACGGAGGCTCAGGTCAAAGGCTTCGCTGGCGCCAAATTCAAAGGTTTTGATTCGCTGAAAGCCGCACAGCTTGCTTTTGAGGGTGCTGCCCAACCTAAAGCCGAGCAGGGGGCCCTTTGGCACCTGACTTCGCCCGGCGGAGAGATGCCGGAGCAGCCCATCCCTGACTCCCTCTCGGTGGATGCCGCTTGTAGTGGGAATCCGGGATGGCTCGAGTACCGCTGCTTGGATAACCGCACCGGTCGGGTCGTGTTCAAAGAAGGCCCTTTCCAGGATGGCACCAACAACGTGGGTGAGTTTTTGGCCATCGTCCAGGCGCTGGCTTGGTGTAAGGAAAAGGGCCTGAAGCTGCCCGTCTATTCGGACTCGAGGGTGGCGATCTCCTGGGTTCGCCAAAAAAGGTGTAAGACCAACCTAAAGCCCACCGAGCACAACCAAAAGCTCTTCGCCCTGATCCGCTGGGCCGAGCGCTGGTTGGCCGAGAACCCCTACGACAACCCGGTGCTCGAGTGGAACTCCAGGCTATGGGGCCAAATCTCCGCCGACTACGGGCGGAAGTAGGGGCCCTAGGGTTTCGGCTTGCCGACCTCGAGCGCTTTAGGCTGGCCTCTCAGGTTGCGAATGGCCGTCCAGATCAACACTGCGGCGAAGGTCACCCGCAACCAGACTTCGGGCAGCTGGTTAGCTACCAGCCCCCCTGCGAAGGCCCCCCCGATGATCCCTATGACCAGCCCAGGCACCACTTCGCGGGCCAGGTGGCCGTGTTTGTAGTGGGTGTAAGAGCCTACCAGGGCCGAGGGAATCATGGCCAGAAGCGAAGTCCCCTGGGCTACGTGCTGCTCCAGGCCTGCCAGCAGGACCAAAATCGGCACGATGATGGTTCCGCCTCCCACTCCCAACAGCCCCGAGGCAAACCCGGCCAGCAGCCCTGCCGCTCCCATCGGCAACACCCGAAGCCACCCCTGGAGCGGTTCTTCAACGTGGGGGATGTAGGGTTTGAGGATCAACAGAAAGGCCACGGCGATCAAATACCAACCGAAGATGCGCTTGAGCCGCCGTTCGGAGAGCTGGTTGGCGAAGAGGGCTCCGGCCCTCGCGCCGATCATCGCGGTAGGGATGATAAACAGCGCTGCTACCCAATCCACGGCTCCCTGGCTGGCGTAGGTGAAAGCTCCGGCGAAGCCGGTGAACGCCACGGCTACCAGGCTGGTGGCGGTGGCCCGGTGCTGGCTGAGCTTGAGCAGGCTCACCATCAAGGGTACCGCGATGACCCCGCCGCCCAGGCCCACCAACCCGCCGAAAATTCCCGATAAAAGACCGATCCAGAGGCTTGGCAGATTCACCCGTTCGTTATACCACTTTTAGATTCAAATTCAGGGTGCAAGAGGAAGGGGATCAAGTGCTGATGCAGAAAATCTTCCACCTGAGCATCGTCCTCGAGCTGCCCGGCTTGCTGATATAGGTCGGCCACCGCATCGGCGTAGCGGTCCGGGTAATCATCCAAGGCCAAACCTTGGGGTTCCCACTGGGCCTCCGCCTGACGCACGGCTGCGTTGTGTTGGGCCACGAACTCGGCCCAGCCGGCCAGCAGGTCTAACAGCATCTGCACCTTAGAAAGCGCCATGCCTTATCCTATCCCAGCTCCCAGGCCGCGGGCACATCACCGCCAGCCAGGGCAGCCCCCGCGCCTTCATTCAGCGCTCTGGTGCGGGTTACACCACGGGGTTGGGGGGTTCTTGGCCGGATAGAACCGCCAGCAGGTTCCTTACCGCGACCTCGGCCATGCGCTCGCGGGTTCGGCGGCCCGCCGAGCCCAGGTGAGGGGTCACCACGACGTTAGGGAAAAAGAGCAGGGGGTGATTCGCCGGCAGAGGCTCGGGGTCGGTTACGTCGAGCCCGGCTCCGCCCAGATGCCCTGAGCCAAGCGCCTCGAGCAGGGCTGGGGTATCCACGATGGGGCCTCGAGCGGTGTTGACCAAAATGGCCCCAGGTTTCATCCGAGCGAAGCGCTCGCGGTTTAGCAGCCGGTGCGTATCGGGAGTAAGGGGGGTATGGAGGGATACGAAATCACTGTCGGCGAGCAAGCCCTCGAGGTCGCGGTACTCGGCGCCCAGCGCCAGGGCCTCGGGTTTGGGGGTGCGCGAGTGGTAGAGAAGGCGCATCGAGAATCCCCTAGCCCGCCGGGCCATGGCCTGCCCGATGGCGCCAAACCCTATGAGGCCCAAGGTAGCGCCGTGAAGTTCGCTTCCGAGCAAAAGCTCGGGATGCCAGGTCTTCCATTCGCCTCGGCGCACGTAGTCCACCCCCTCCACGATTCGCCTGGCCACCGCGCACAGCAGCGAGAAAGCCAGATCGGCGGTGGCCTCCATGTTTACCCCAGGGGTATTGGTGACCCGGATGCCCCGGGCTTGGGCCGCGTTGAGATCTATGTTGTTGACCCCTACGGCGTAATTGGCGATCACCCGCAGGCCGGGCCCCGCCGCGTCCATCACGGCGGCGTCAACGAAGTCGTCCACGGTGGGAATCAGGCCGCAGATACCCTGTACCCGCTCGAGCAAGACTTCCCTCGGCGGCGGTAGAAACTCGGGCCAGATGTCGAATTCGAAGCCAGCCCGCCGAATCTCTTCCAGGGCAGGACCAGGGAGGTGGCGGGTGATGAGTACGCGCATCTTCACCCCCGGTTGGCTTCCTGCCAGAGGGTCTGCCCGACCATCCGCACCTGCAAGGCCCGCAGCAGATCGGTCTTGGAGAGGATCCCCACCATCTGGCCGTTTTCCAGCACCACCAGCCGGGAGAAGTGGCACTCGGCCATCCGCTTGAGGGCCTCCAGGGCGCTCGCATCCGGGGAGATGGCCTCGAGCTTACCCATCCGCTCGAAGACGGGGGCTTGCGGGTCGGCCCCGTGCAGGTTCTCCAAGCTCACCAGCCCCAGCACCCGCCCCTCCTCCACCACCGGGTATCCCATGTGGCGCTCGAGCAACATCCGCTGGAGCAGCTCACCTATAGGTAGGGTCGGGGGTACGCTTTTCACCTCGCGGGTCATCAGGTCGCGCACCCGCACCCCCCTTAGGGCCTCGCTCGAGACAGCCTGCTCGGCTTCGCTGCTAGCCGCCATATACACGAAGAAGGCCACTAGCACCAAGAAGAGGTTGAACACCAAGAGTCCGAAGAGGCCCAAGGCGAAAGCGATCAGACGGCTGATCCCGGTGGCGATGCGGGTGGCCTCGAGGTAGGGGCGAGAGAGGGCCAGCAACGAGCGCAAGACCCGCCCACCGTCCAGAGGAAGCGCCGGGAGCAGGTTGAACAGGGCCAGGCTCAGGTTGATAAAGGCCAGGTACCCCAACAGAAACTGCCACCCGGCGGCCTCCGGTAGCACCCCGCGCAGCAAGGTGAAGACCCCTGACAGGGCCAGGCTCACCAGCGGCCCTACGATGGCGACGACCGCTTCGGCCCCACGGGTACGGGGCATATCGCTGAGCTGGGCTACCCCACCCAAAAGCCAAAGGGTGATCTCGCGGGTCTCTACCCCGTACATCCGCGCGGTGACGGCGTGCCCCAGCTCGTGGATGACCACGCTGGCGAAGAGCCCCAAAGCGGCTAGTAACCCCAGCAGGTAGGGGGTGTAGCCCTCGAGCAGGCCAGGGTCGGGCCTGACCCCTAAGAGTTGCAGGTAGGTGGGAAGCCGGCTCCCGATCAGGAAGGCGAAGAGGGGCAAGACGACCAGAAAGCTCACGTCCAGCGAGATTGGAATGCCAAGGAGCTTGAAAGGGAGCCGCAGGGCACTTCTGGACATAACCTCAGTCTAGCGAAGTCCGGGCGGGAATAGCGGAAGAGCGCAGGGCTCGAGCTATGCTACAATGCGCTCGAGCGTATGACCCAGCCCACCTAAACTTCCCAAACCGGGCATCGGCAGCCCCTAGATGGGGCGGGTTCTGGTTTGTTTGGGGGTTTGTGTGTGGAGTTTGCTGCGGGACTCTACTATCCGTATCGTTTGGGTTGGGGAGGTTGTCAACGAGTTTGGTAATGCCCTCCACTACTGGGCGCTGGCCTGGCTGTTATTCCGGGCTTACCCCGAGCGGCCCTGGGTGGCGGCTAGCGTGTTATCGCTGCAGGCTTTGGGCCTGTTGGTCGGCGCCACACTGCTCGGCCCAAATCTAGATCGCTGGAACCGCCGGAGGCTTTTGGCCGGGAGTAACTTCGGGTTGGCGGCGCTGGTAGGGCTGATTCCGCTTTTAATCCAGGCCGATTTTGGACTGGCGGGGTTGTTCGGGGCAGCCTTGGGGATCGGCTTTTTAACCAGCCTGAGCGTTCCCTTGCTGCAGGCCATATTGCCCTCGCTGGTTATCCCGGAGCGCCTGCAACCCCTGCAAGCCCTTTTCGGCCTGACTGCCTCGCTCAGCAGCCTCACCGCGCCCTTGATTGCGGGCCTGCTCATTGCTGCCATAGGGGCGGGGCCGGGGATGTGGATCAATGCGGCCACGTTCGCCTTCGCCGGGCTGTGCTACCTCTGGGTGCGGTTTCCCCCGCAGCGCTACCCCGAGCGTTCCGAGGGTTCGGCTTTCCAGCGGTGGTGGGGGCAGGTACGGGTGGGGCTGGAGTTTGTTCGCTCGAGGCCCGCCGTGTGGGGGATCATCCTGATGGTCGCGGGGCTCAACGCCTTCGCCGACACCTACAACTCCTTGTTCTTGCCCCGCCTCGCCGAACGCTTTTTCACCGACCTCCAACTCCCGGCTTGGCTCGGTTCCGACCCCCAGGCAGCGGGGCGCAGTTTCCTGAGCGCAGCAGCGGTTCGCTATTTGTGGGCAGGCGCTTGGCTAGGTGCGGGGCTAGCCCCGAATCTCGCCCTGGCACTGTGCTTCTGCTTTTTGCAGGGGCTGGGGTTTGCCCCGGTCTCGGTGCTGGTCGGCACGCTCTTGGGCCGACTGGTGCCCGAGGAGCTTCGTGTACTCATCTCCCCGCTGGGGCTGGGAGGGGCGGTGCTATGGTTGTTCTTGGCGGTGGCCCTGCCGGTGGGGGTCGAGCGGCGAAAGCTTTACAGCCAGCTTCTGAGCCAGCGTAGCCAGTTTTCGCCCAGCACCCCGGCCCTGGCCCCCTCGGGCAACAAATCCCCGATCTTGGCGAGGTCGCCGGGCTGGTCTAGCCCCTCGGGGTTCTCGTCCCGGCCAAATCCCCCGTCGAAGTCCGAGCCGATGCCGAGGTGCGCCCACCCGGTGAGCCGGGCGTTGTGCTCGAGGTGGGTTTGCACCACGCGCAAGGGCACCCGCGGCATCCCCCGGTGCCAGGCGGGGTCGAGGAAGAGGTTATAAAGCACTACTCCCACGATCCCCCCCCGAAGGGCAATGGTTCGGATCGTCTCATCGCTCAGGTGACGGTTGGCTAGGGGTGAATCCCATCCGCCCATCAGGGCCCGAGCGTTGGAGTGCGTGGCGCAGAGCGGCCCCCGCCAAAGCTCGAAAGCCTCCCCTACGGCCTGCTCGTCCATGTGCGAGAGGTCCAGGGCCAGGCGGTGTTCTTGCATCGCCGCCAGGAGTTCCCGCCCCAACTCGGTGAGGCCGCCAGGCTCGCGGGTTCCTCCGGCGTAGCGGGTGCGGTTCCAGGAGGGGCCGATGAGCCGCACGCCCTGCTCGGCCCAGAAACTTACCTCCTTGGGTTCGCGCACCGGTTCCGCCCCTTCCATCAGCACCACCAGGCCGGTCACCCGGTCCGATTCCCAGGCTGTGAGGTGAGCCTCGAGTTCGGCCTTGTTCGTAACCAGCCGCACCCACCCGGCCTCCTGCCAGCGCCGGTACACGTCCAGCTGGGCCAGCGCCGCCCGGTGGGCCGTTTCGGGGTCGGAGCACTTCCTCGGCGGGGCGAACAAGGTGGCAAAGACCAGCGCCACGCCGCCCTCCTGCAGCGCCGGGAGGGTAACGGTAGGCATACCCTCGGTACCCGGGTCGCGCTTGCGGATCTCCGCGAGGGGCAGGGTGAGGTCGCGGCCAAGCTCGAGGGCGCCATAAGCGAGGTCGAGGTGAGCATCCACGATCATGGGCCTATGCTACTAAACGCAGGGGGAGGCTTTGGCTATGTTTCGGTGTACCGCTAAACGCGACTTGCGTCGTACGCTATACGCTGTACGCAAAACGCTAAACGCGGGGTGCTCCCTCCCCTAGCAGGGGAGGGCTGGGGTGGGGGTGGTATACGCCCTACGTCGTACGCCATGCGCAAGACGTGACTTAGGTCCTACGTCGTACGTCGTACGCAAAACGCTAAACGCGGGGGACGGGCGGTGCCCGTACACCCGGGGGGCGATCCCCTTCGAGCCCTCTGCGCTCCCTAGGCGCGTCGCTTGACCCCCAGGGGGGCAGGTTGTAACCTAGCCTGCAGTAGGAAAGGAGGCCCTATGAAGCGCGTTGTTCTATACTTGGCTACCCTCGCCTTCGCCTTTGGCTTAGGGATGGCCCAGGACGCTCGCCAGACCACCCTCATCTACGGGGGAGACTGGTCAGACTTGATTACCCTCGACCCCCAGGTGTCGTACGAGTTTACCGGCGGGCTCATCACCGATAACCTCTATGAGACCCTGGTCAAATTCGAGGGCACCGACCTCAGCACCCTCAAGCCGGGGCTGGCCGAGAGCTGGAAGGTAGAGCGGGGCGCCAACGCCTGGACCATCACCTTCAACCTGCGCAAAGGGGTGAAGTTCTCCAGCGGTAACGAGTTCACCGCCAAGGACGTGGTCTACACCTTCGAGCGGGCCTTGGCCCTCAAGGGGCCGGGGTCGTTCCTCTTCACCGACATCGCCGCCCTTCAGCCGGGGGCCACCAAGGCGCTGAGCGACTACGTGGTACAAGTAAGCCTGCCCAAGACCTCCTCGCCCAGCACTTTCCTCTCGATCCTGACCTTCAACATCGGGGGCATCGTGGACTCCGCCGAGGTGCAGAAAAACGCCAAGGGGAACGACTACGGCAAGGAGTGGCTCACCGATCACTCCGC is from Meiothermus sp. Pnk-1 and encodes:
- a CDS encoding sulfite exporter TauE/SafE family protein; translation: MNLPSLWIGLLSGIFGGLVGLGGGVIAVPLMVSLLKLSQHRATATSLVAVAFTGFAGAFTYASQGAVDWVAALFIIPTAMIGARAGALFANQLSERRLKRIFGWYLIAVAFLLILKPYIPHVEEPLQGWLRVLPMGAAGLLAGFASGLLGVGGGTIIVPILVLLAGLEQHVAQGTSLLAMIPSALVGSYTHYKHGHLAREVVPGLVIGIIGGAFAGGLVANQLPEVWLRVTFAAVLIWTAIRNLRGQPKALEVGKPKP
- a CDS encoding NUDIX domain-containing protein, whose amino-acid sequence is MRNRAVCYITRGRSEGLVFEHGDASLEAGLSVVASGIEPGETPAQAAVRESWEEAGLKPENPRFLGSSTLNSPSGRNQPERWYFFWLEAPAATPNAWKWAVLSGEEGAGLAYLQRFVPLGDVRPNWNLEAKLETLRSRLNHEEGL
- a CDS encoding CBS domain-containing protein; its protein translation is MSRSALRLPFKLLGIPISLDVSFLVVLPLFAFLIGSRLPTYLQLLGVRPDPGLLEGYTPYLLGLLAALGLFASVVIHELGHAVTARMYGVETREITLWLLGGVAQLSDMPRTRGAEAVVAIVGPLVSLALSGVFTLLRGVLPEAAGWQFLLGYLAFINLSLALFNLLPALPLDGGRVLRSLLALSRPYLEATRIATGISRLIAFALGLFGLLVFNLFLVLVAFFVYMAASSEAEQAVSSEALRGVRVRDLMTREVKSVPPTLPIGELLQRMLLERHMGYPVVEEGRVLGLVSLENLHGADPQAPVFERMGKLEAISPDASALEALKRMAECHFSRLVVLENGQMVGILSKTDLLRALQVRMVGQTLWQEANRG
- a CDS encoding dipeptidase, producing MIVDAHLDLAYGALELGRDLTLPLAEIRKRDPGTEGMPTVTLPALQEGGVALVFATLFAPPRKCSDPETAHRAALAQLDVYRRWQEAGWVRLVTNKAELEAHLTAWESDRVTGLVVLMEGAEPVREPKEVSFWAEQGVRLIGPSWNRTRYAGGTREPGGLTELGRELLAAMQEHRLALDLSHMDEQAVGEAFELWRGPLCATHSNARALMGGWDSPLANRHLSDETIRTIALRGGIVGVVLYNLFLDPAWHRGMPRVPLRVVQTHLEHNARLTGWAHLGIGSDFDGGFGRDENPEGLDQPGDLAKIGDLLPEGARAGVLGENWLRWLRSWL
- a CDS encoding Mrp/NBP35 family ATP-binding protein, producing MGTISEASVLEALKTVNDPELHKDLVTLGMVEKIVVEGAKVGVKINLTTPACPLRERIESDVRTALAKVGAHHVEIQFGAQVRSPGQMALPGIKHVIAIASGKGGVGKSTVAANLAVALAQEGAKVGLLDADIYGPSQAQMFGTQSQKLMVDDQKRIVPLERYGIRLLSIANIVPAGQALVWRGPILHGTVRQFLQDVAWGELDYLIVDLPPGTGDVQLSLSQLAKLSGAVIVTTPQDVARIDAERALDGFRKVQVPILGIVENMSFFEQAGQKTYIFGQGGGRRMAETYQTAFLGEIPLAPSVREGGDAGTPVVVSAPDSPEAQAFRQIARNLAGQMSVQTFMSLPMA
- a CDS encoding D-glycerate dehydrogenase is translated as MRVLITRHLPGPALEEIRRAGFEFDIWPEFLPPPREVLLERVQGICGLIPTVDDFVDAAVMDAAGPGLRVIANYAVGVNNIDLNAAQARGIRVTNTPGVNMEATADLAFSLLCAVARRIVEGVDYVRRGEWKTWHPELLLGSELHGATLGLIGFGAIGQAMARRARGFSMRLLYHSRTPKPEALALGAEYRDLEGLLADSDFVSLHTPLTPDTHRLLNRERFARMKPGAILVNTARGPIVDTPALLEALGSGHLGGAGLDVTDPEPLPANHPLLFFPNVVVTPHLGSAGRRTRERMAEVAVRNLLAVLSGQEPPNPVV
- a CDS encoding metalloregulator ArsR/SmtB family transcription factor, coding for MVGLGDTKLKILERLRTQAASVTDLADEMGISRVAVHKHLEDLMREGLVRARVEKCEGRGRPKQVFVAVDEQAGYVRLCDEVLVHLKELFGAGAVLQVLSRRNERLAETLAPRLAGLSLEDKLCVLAGYLTEQGYQARCYEENGHWYLEQGRCPKLALSSGHAELCQAELQLYERLLGVPVVREERIAAGGECCRYRIG
- a CDS encoding viroplasmin family protein — its product is MTHKARFYVVWKGRNPGIYATWVDTEAQVKGFAGAKFKGFDSLKAAQLAFEGAAQPKAEQGALWHLTSPGGEMPEQPIPDSLSVDAACSGNPGWLEYRCLDNRTGRVVFKEGPFQDGTNNVGEFLAIVQALAWCKEKGLKLPVYSDSRVAISWVRQKRCKTNLKPTEHNQKLFALIRWAERWLAENPYDNPVLEWNSRLWGQISADYGRK